In Streptomyces sp. RFCAC02, the following proteins share a genomic window:
- a CDS encoding AAA family ATPase: MDDRRVARQPGELYGRQAERQALAALLDGARAGRSGALVLRGEPGIGKTALLDDAASAAQDMRLLRGTGVEGEAELPFAGLHLLLRPVLDRLAALPGPQRAALESALGLAPSPGHDPLLVGLAVLSLLAEYAAGAGLLCAVDDAQWLDGASRDALVFAARRLHAEGVVIVFAARDGEGTFPGTGLPERRLTGLTPEAAAALLDRRPLPPAVRYRALAEAQGNPLALTELPVALAAERHSGFSPGALPLTDRLCLAFHGRVSRLPATTQHLLLLAAANGGGEVAVLLRAAEAAGAGTEDLARAEEAGLLRRGDADGTTVVFRHPLIRAAVHQRAALGHRLAAHRALAAALDAPQYADRRAWHLAAAATGPDDEAATALESTAARARGRGGHRAAAAAYERAARLTVAPAGRARRELLAAEAALEAGELDRAEELARRAADRAGDSAALGAGPRHVRALAAFWRGAYPAAQELLIDGAALVRDTDPPLAARMLIQAVHTAWYLGERHLAQTLERLAGVPLRDSDPLAPVAGFLGRLLDRGRPGPPPSLDDTLDAVRSRGRVPDQSLVLLCGAAMGRGQDADAYRLARTLAADLRSAGAAGRLPTVLFLVAEGEVFTGRHRDARTTAAEALALARDTGQRQWVGQFGSVLAYLDAAEGDEEACRRHADAGMSGATASSIAPGAPWAHWSLGLLALGHGRAEDALSRFERLTREPMRHHFCAVRSVPDLVEAAVRVGAPERAGEAVERFARWAEAVRQPWADALLLRCRALLGPDSDAERHYPAALRAHDREARPLEYARTALLHGEWLRRAQRKAEARPHLNDALETFGRLGMRPWAERARGELTATGTKDTASRPVRGPAAGLTPQERQIARLAARGLSNRDIAAQLFLSHRTVGYHLYKAYPKLGIASRGELRDLAARDEL, translated from the coding sequence ATGGACGATCGGCGAGTGGCGCGGCAACCCGGTGAGCTGTACGGCAGGCAGGCCGAGCGGCAGGCGCTCGCCGCTCTGCTCGACGGCGCCCGTGCCGGTCGGAGCGGCGCGCTGGTGCTGCGGGGGGAGCCGGGGATCGGGAAGACGGCGCTGCTCGACGACGCCGCGTCGGCCGCGCAGGACATGCGGCTGCTGCGCGGCACCGGAGTGGAGGGCGAGGCCGAACTGCCGTTCGCCGGCCTGCATCTCCTGCTGCGCCCCGTGCTCGACCGCCTGGCGGCGCTGCCAGGACCGCAGCGCGCCGCGCTGGAGTCGGCGCTGGGCCTCGCCCCGTCCCCGGGCCACGACCCCCTGCTCGTCGGGCTCGCGGTGCTGTCGCTGCTGGCCGAGTACGCGGCCGGAGCGGGGCTGTTGTGCGCCGTCGACGACGCGCAGTGGCTCGACGGCGCGTCCCGGGACGCGCTGGTCTTCGCCGCCCGCAGACTCCACGCCGAGGGCGTCGTGATCGTCTTCGCCGCCCGGGACGGCGAGGGCACCTTCCCGGGGACCGGCCTGCCCGAGCGGCGCCTGACCGGGCTGACACCCGAGGCGGCGGCGGCGCTGCTGGACCGCCGCCCGCTCCCCCCGGCCGTCCGCTACCGCGCGCTCGCCGAAGCGCAGGGCAACCCCCTCGCGCTGACCGAGCTGCCCGTGGCTCTCGCCGCCGAGCGGCACAGCGGGTTCAGCCCCGGCGCGCTGCCGCTGACCGACCGGCTGTGCCTGGCCTTCCACGGCCGGGTCAGCCGCCTGCCCGCGACCACGCAGCACCTCCTGCTGCTCGCCGCGGCGAACGGAGGGGGCGAGGTCGCCGTGCTGCTGCGCGCGGCCGAGGCGGCCGGGGCGGGCACCGAGGACCTGGCCCGCGCCGAGGAAGCCGGGCTGCTCCGCCGCGGCGACGCCGACGGCACCACCGTCGTCTTCCGCCATCCGCTGATACGCGCCGCCGTCCACCAGCGTGCTGCGCTCGGCCACCGGCTGGCGGCGCACCGCGCCCTGGCCGCCGCGCTCGACGCACCGCAGTACGCCGACCGCCGGGCCTGGCACCTGGCGGCGGCCGCGACCGGCCCCGACGACGAGGCCGCCACCGCGCTGGAGAGCACCGCCGCACGGGCACGCGGACGCGGCGGTCACCGGGCGGCCGCCGCGGCGTACGAGCGAGCTGCCCGCCTCACGGTCGCGCCGGCCGGCCGAGCCCGCCGCGAACTGCTCGCGGCGGAGGCCGCTCTCGAAGCGGGGGAGCTCGACCGCGCCGAGGAACTGGCACGGCGCGCCGCCGACCGCGCCGGCGACAGCGCAGCGCTGGGGGCCGGGCCCCGGCACGTGCGGGCACTCGCCGCGTTCTGGCGGGGCGCGTACCCCGCCGCCCAGGAACTGCTCATCGACGGAGCCGCGCTCGTCCGCGACACCGATCCGCCCCTGGCCGCGAGAATGCTCATCCAGGCCGTGCACACCGCCTGGTACCTCGGCGAACGGCACCTCGCACAGACGCTGGAACGGCTGGCGGGGGTGCCGCTGCGGGACAGCGACCCTCTCGCCCCCGTGGCCGGTTTCCTCGGTCGCCTGCTGGACCGGGGACGCCCGGGTCCGCCGCCCTCCCTGGACGACACCCTGGACGCGGTCCGCAGTCGCGGCCGGGTGCCCGACCAGTCGCTCGTCCTTCTCTGCGGCGCGGCGATGGGACGCGGCCAGGACGCCGACGCCTACCGGCTGGCCAGGACCCTCGCGGCGGACCTCCGGTCGGCCGGTGCGGCCGGGCGCCTGCCCACCGTGCTGTTCCTCGTCGCCGAGGGCGAGGTCTTCACCGGCCGGCACCGGGACGCCCGCACCACCGCGGCCGAGGCGCTGGCGCTGGCCCGCGACACCGGTCAGCGCCAGTGGGTCGGCCAGTTCGGCAGCGTGCTCGCCTACCTGGACGCCGCCGAGGGCGACGAGGAGGCGTGCCGACGGCACGCCGACGCGGGGATGTCGGGGGCCACCGCGAGCTCCATCGCCCCCGGCGCGCCGTGGGCACACTGGTCGCTCGGCCTGCTCGCCCTCGGCCACGGCCGTGCCGAGGACGCCCTCTCCCGTTTCGAACGGCTCACCCGCGAACCGATGCGCCACCACTTCTGCGCCGTGCGCTCGGTCCCCGACCTGGTGGAGGCCGCGGTACGGGTGGGCGCCCCCGAACGCGCCGGCGAGGCGGTCGAGCGCTTCGCCCGGTGGGCGGAGGCCGTCCGGCAGCCGTGGGCCGACGCCCTCCTGCTGCGCTGCCGCGCCCTGCTCGGTCCCGACAGCGACGCCGAGCGGCACTACCCGGCGGCGCTGCGCGCCCACGACAGGGAGGCCCGCCCCCTGGAGTACGCCAGGACCGCCCTGCTCCACGGCGAGTGGCTGCGCCGGGCACAGCGCAAGGCCGAGGCCCGCCCCCACCTCAACGACGCCCTGGAGACGTTCGGGCGACTCGGCATGCGGCCCTGGGCCGAGCGGGCCCGCGGCGAACTCACCGCGACCGGCACGAAGGACACCGCGTCCCGTCCCGTACGCGGCCCGGCGGCCGGCCTGACGCCGCAGGAACGCCAGATCGCCCGCCTCGCCGCCCGGGGACTGTCCAACCGCGACATCGCCGCGCAACTGTTCCTCAGCCACCGTACGGTCGGCTACCACCTCTACAAGGCCTACCCGAAACTCGGCATCGCCTCCCGCGGCGAGCTGAGGGACCTGGCCGCCCGCGACGAACTCTGA
- a CDS encoding anti-sigma factor: MTTPRTVRTGEILSVAVDDLPAEDLAPGIRVRALPGMPGIRTWVIDLDPGAEWPEPDVHAAYGEAYFVVAGEIIEGEHTHGPGTYVAFGAGTGHRPRTETGVRAFGFNYDV, from the coding sequence ATGACGACACCCCGCACGGTACGGACCGGAGAGATCCTCTCCGTCGCCGTCGACGACCTGCCCGCCGAGGACCTCGCCCCCGGCATCCGCGTACGGGCGCTCCCCGGCATGCCCGGCATCAGGACGTGGGTCATCGACCTGGACCCCGGCGCCGAGTGGCCCGAGCCGGACGTCCACGCGGCGTACGGCGAGGCGTACTTCGTCGTCGCCGGCGAGATCATCGAGGGCGAACACACCCACGGCCCCGGCACCTACGTGGCCTTCGGGGCGGGGACCGGCCACCGCCCGCGCACCGAGACGGGCGTCCGCGCCTTCGGCTTCAACTACGACGTGTGA
- a CDS encoding M55 family metallopeptidase, whose product MTKILISADMEGATGVTWPADCLPGTPEWQRCRPMFTSDVNAAIAGFLDGGADEVIVNEAHMTMRNLLLEQLDDRATLLTGRHKALSMVEGVQHGDIDGIAFVGYHTGAGDEGVLAHTYLGNSLTGVFVDGVRASEGLLNSLVAAEYGTPVVLVTGDDRTVADAARWAPDAVGAAVKDYVSRYAAVCRTPARTAADIRAAAARAAALAVRHAPAPPRERRVEIEFDAEHLAGAATVVPGVEQTGPCRVAYRAPSMYEGIRCFKAVTTVVSAAVEEWYG is encoded by the coding sequence ATGACGAAGATCCTCATCTCGGCGGACATGGAGGGCGCCACGGGCGTCACCTGGCCCGCCGACTGCCTCCCGGGCACCCCCGAGTGGCAGCGGTGCCGGCCGATGTTCACCTCCGACGTGAACGCGGCGATCGCCGGCTTCCTCGACGGCGGCGCCGACGAGGTGATCGTCAACGAGGCGCACATGACCATGCGCAACCTCCTCCTCGAACAGCTCGACGACCGCGCCACCCTCCTCACCGGCCGGCACAAGGCGCTCAGCATGGTCGAGGGCGTCCAGCACGGCGACATCGACGGCATCGCCTTCGTCGGCTACCACACCGGCGCGGGCGACGAGGGCGTCCTCGCCCACACCTACCTCGGCAACTCCCTCACCGGAGTCTTCGTGGACGGCGTGCGCGCGAGCGAGGGACTGCTCAACTCGCTCGTCGCCGCCGAGTACGGCACCCCCGTCGTCCTCGTCACCGGGGACGACCGCACCGTGGCCGACGCCGCCCGGTGGGCGCCCGACGCGGTCGGCGCCGCCGTCAAGGACTACGTCTCCCGCTACGCCGCCGTCTGCCGCACGCCCGCCCGTACGGCCGCCGACATCCGCGCCGCCGCGGCCCGGGCGGCGGCGCTCGCCGTGCGCCACGCGCCCGCCCCGCCGCGCGAGCGCCGGGTGGAGATCGAGTTCGACGCCGAGCACCTCGCCGGCGCGGCGACCGTCGTGCCCGGCGTCGAGCAGACCGGCCCCTGCCGCGTGGCGTACCGCGCGCCGAGCATGTACGAGGGAATCAGGTGTTTCAAGGCGGTCACGACCGTTGTGTCCGCCGCAGTGGAGGAATGGTATGGCTGA
- a CDS encoding M20/M25/M40 family metallo-hydrolase — translation MAEHHIDAEALDEAVRCTADLIRFDTTNRGGGDGAERPAAEYVAARLAEAGAEPRLLEKEAGRTNVVARVPGTDPAAPALLVHGHLDVVPADAAEWSVPPFSGEIRDGVVWGRGAVDMKGSIAMVLAVVRAWARAGVRPRRDVVLAFTADEEDTAQYGAGFLVAEHADLFDGCTEAIGESGAYTFHPGDGRRLYPVGGGERGTAWLTLTATGRAGHGSKINRENAVTRLAAAVARIGEHSWPLRLTATVRAALTDLAVLYGHPVPDFDGPDPDAVARAVDALVEAIGPAAALVAPTLRNSANPTMFDAGYKVNVIPGRATAHVDGRVLPGGDEEFTATMDRLTGPGVTWSPLHREIPLEAPVDGPAFAALRESLLHFDPGAHVIPYCMSGGTDAKQFSRLGLAAYGFMPLRIPPDLDYQAMFHGVDERVPVDGLHFGTRVLDRALLAL, via the coding sequence ATGGCTGAGCACCACATCGACGCGGAAGCGCTGGACGAGGCGGTGCGCTGCACGGCCGACCTGATCCGCTTCGACACGACCAACCGCGGCGGCGGCGACGGCGCCGAGCGGCCCGCCGCCGAGTACGTCGCCGCCCGCCTCGCCGAGGCCGGTGCCGAACCGCGCCTGCTGGAGAAGGAGGCGGGCCGCACCAACGTCGTCGCCCGCGTCCCCGGCACCGACCCGGCGGCCCCCGCGCTCCTGGTCCACGGCCACCTCGACGTCGTCCCGGCCGACGCCGCCGAGTGGAGCGTGCCGCCGTTCTCCGGCGAGATCCGCGACGGCGTCGTCTGGGGCCGGGGGGCCGTGGACATGAAGGGCTCCATCGCCATGGTCCTCGCCGTCGTCCGCGCCTGGGCGCGGGCCGGCGTGCGGCCCCGCAGGGACGTCGTCCTCGCCTTCACCGCCGACGAGGAGGACACCGCGCAGTACGGCGCCGGCTTCCTCGTCGCCGAGCACGCCGACCTCTTCGACGGCTGCACCGAGGCCATCGGCGAGTCCGGCGCCTACACCTTCCACCCCGGCGACGGCCGCCGCCTCTACCCGGTCGGCGGCGGGGAGCGCGGCACCGCCTGGCTCACCCTCACCGCCACCGGGCGCGCGGGCCACGGCTCGAAGATCAACCGGGAGAACGCCGTCACCCGCCTCGCCGCCGCCGTCGCGCGCATCGGCGAGCACTCCTGGCCGCTGCGCCTCACCGCGACCGTCCGCGCCGCCCTCACGGACCTCGCCGTGCTGTACGGCCACCCCGTGCCCGACTTCGACGGCCCCGACCCCGACGCCGTCGCGCGCGCGGTGGACGCCCTCGTCGAAGCCATCGGCCCGGCTGCGGCCCTCGTCGCCCCCACCCTCCGCAACAGCGCCAACCCCACGATGTTCGACGCCGGTTACAAGGTGAACGTCATCCCCGGCCGCGCCACTGCCCACGTCGACGGCCGCGTCCTGCCCGGCGGCGACGAGGAGTTCACCGCCACCATGGACCGGCTCACCGGCCCCGGCGTCACCTGGTCGCCGCTGCACCGCGAGATCCCCCTCGAAGCCCCGGTGGACGGGCCGGCGTTCGCCGCGCTCAGGGAGTCCCTGCTGCACTTCGACCCCGGCGCGCACGTCATCCCGTACTGCATGTCCGGCGGCACGGACGCCAAGCAGTTCTCCCGCCTCGGCCTGGCCGCTTACGGGTTCATGCCCCTGCGCATCCCGCCCGACCTCGACTACCAGGCGATGTTCCACGGCGTCGACGAACGCGTGCCCGTCGACGGCCTGCACTTCGGCACCCGCGTCCTCGACCGCGCCCTGCTCGCCCTCTAG
- a CDS encoding LpqB family beta-propeller domain-containing protein, producing MDRAPYGSWPSPIDAAMVAAHDGKPEYLGAVGDELWWTAPRPAEGGRRALLRLRAGGGQAESVLPPPWNVRSRLIEYGGVPWAGAARDRGGPLVVFAHFADQRLYAMEPDAPGGPAPRPLTPLSSVGGGLRFGDLRIEGEEVWGVLEEFTGEGPGDVRRVPVAVPLDGSAAGDRRAVRELAAERHRFVTGPRLSPDGARAVWLAWDHPGMPWDGTELVLADVTGGGAARRLTGPRTIMGGPAEAIAQAEWAPDGTLLAATDRTGWWNLHRVDPGTGDATALCPRDEEFADALWRVGQRWFAPLPDGTVAVLHGRGEARLGVLDPARGEIADAPGPWTEWSPSLAVRGTSVAGIAAGPDRHHEIVGLDTAAGHCRVLAEPHHDPVDPAHYPLPRTVTVPGPGGRAVHARVHPPRHPSFTGPDGELPPYVVWAHGGPTSRAPLVLDLEIAYFTSRGIGVAEVDYGGSTGYGRAYRDRLKGAWGVVDVADCAAVAAALAEEGAADPARTAIRGGSAGGWTAAASLVAPAVAGRYACAAISYPILDLTAWAADETHDFESHYLETLVGPLAEVPDRYRERSPVGHADRVTAPFVLLQGLDDVICPPAQAERFLAEVAGRGVPHAYLAFEGEGHGFRAAGTIRRALEAELALYALVFGVSRPELPPLDLAAPNPAG from the coding sequence ATGGACCGCGCACCGTACGGCAGTTGGCCCTCACCGATCGACGCGGCCATGGTCGCCGCCCACGACGGGAAGCCCGAGTACCTCGGCGCCGTCGGCGACGAGCTGTGGTGGACCGCGCCCCGGCCCGCCGAGGGCGGCCGCCGCGCGCTGCTGCGGCTGCGTGCCGGCGGCGGGCAGGCCGAGTCGGTGCTCCCGCCCCCGTGGAACGTCCGCAGCCGCCTCATCGAGTACGGCGGCGTCCCGTGGGCCGGCGCGGCGCGCGACCGCGGCGGGCCGCTCGTGGTGTTCGCGCACTTCGCCGACCAGCGGCTGTACGCGATGGAGCCGGACGCGCCGGGCGGCCCGGCGCCCCGCCCGCTGACCCCGCTGTCGTCCGTCGGCGGCGGCCTGCGCTTCGGCGACCTGCGGATCGAGGGCGAGGAGGTGTGGGGCGTCCTGGAGGAGTTCACCGGCGAGGGTCCCGGTGACGTGCGGCGGGTGCCCGTCGCCGTACCGCTCGACGGGTCGGCCGCGGGCGACCGCCGCGCCGTGCGCGAACTCGCCGCCGAGCGGCACCGCTTCGTGACCGGCCCCCGGCTGTCCCCGGACGGCGCCCGCGCCGTGTGGCTCGCCTGGGACCACCCCGGCATGCCCTGGGACGGCACCGAACTGGTGCTCGCCGACGTGACCGGCGGGGGAGCGGCCCGGCGCCTGACCGGCCCCCGCACGATCATGGGCGGGCCGGCCGAGGCGATCGCGCAGGCCGAGTGGGCGCCCGACGGCACGCTCCTGGCCGCGACCGACCGCACCGGCTGGTGGAACCTCCACCGTGTCGACCCCGGCACCGGCGACGCCACCGCCCTGTGCCCGCGCGACGAGGAGTTCGCCGACGCGCTGTGGCGCGTGGGACAGCGCTGGTTCGCGCCCCTCCCGGACGGCACGGTCGCCGTCCTGCACGGCCGCGGCGAGGCGCGGCTCGGCGTCCTCGACCCCGCGCGCGGCGAGATCGCCGACGCCCCGGGGCCGTGGACCGAGTGGTCGCCCTCGCTCGCCGTGCGCGGCACCTCGGTCGCCGGCATCGCCGCAGGACCCGACCGCCACCACGAGATCGTCGGCCTCGACACGGCCGCCGGCCACTGCCGCGTCCTCGCCGAGCCGCACCACGACCCCGTCGACCCCGCGCACTACCCGCTGCCCCGCACCGTCACCGTGCCGGGGCCCGGCGGCCGCGCCGTCCACGCCCGCGTCCACCCGCCGCGCCACCCGTCGTTCACGGGACCGGACGGCGAGCTGCCGCCGTACGTCGTCTGGGCGCACGGCGGCCCGACCTCCCGCGCCCCGCTGGTCCTCGACCTGGAGATCGCCTACTTCACCTCGCGCGGCATCGGCGTCGCCGAGGTGGACTACGGCGGCTCCACCGGCTACGGCCGGGCGTACCGGGACCGGCTGAAGGGCGCCTGGGGCGTCGTGGACGTGGCGGACTGCGCCGCGGTCGCCGCGGCGCTCGCGGAGGAGGGCGCCGCCGACCCCGCCCGCACCGCCATCCGCGGCGGCAGCGCCGGCGGCTGGACGGCGGCCGCCTCCCTCGTCGCGCCCGCCGTGGCCGGCCGCTACGCGTGCGCCGCCATCAGCTACCCGATCCTCGACCTCACCGCGTGGGCCGCGGACGAGACGCACGACTTCGAGTCCCACTACCTGGAGACGCTGGTCGGCCCGCTCGCCGAGGTGCCCGACCGCTACCGTGAGCGCTCACCGGTGGGCCACGCCGACCGGGTCACGGCGCCGTTCGTCCTGCTCCAGGGCCTCGACGACGTGATCTGCCCGCCCGCGCAGGCCGAGCGGTTCCTCGCCGAGGTCGCCGGCCGCGGCGTCCCGCACGCCTACCTCGCGTTCGAGGGGGAGGGGCACGGCTTCCGGGCGGCCGGCACGATCCGCCGTGCGCTGGAGGCGGAACTCGCCCTGTACGCCCTGGTGTTCGGCGTCAGCAGGCCGGAGCTGCCGCCGCTCGACCTCGCCGCCCCGAACCCGGCCGGATGA
- a CDS encoding DinB family protein: MTSPLPAEPSHDLGDPKELLLGYLDHYRTVLIAKVSGLTEEEMGRSRLPSGWTPLQLLWHLQRVERRWLIWGFLAEDVPDPWGDHGSDGRWAVPDGLTVAEVTRLFQEQAARTRSIVLASDLAARAPVGGRFATEAEAPTLGWILHHLLQEYARHAGHLDIARELADGMTGETGV; encoded by the coding sequence ATGACGTCACCCCTGCCCGCCGAGCCCTCACACGACCTCGGCGACCCCAAGGAGCTCCTGCTCGGCTACCTCGACCACTACCGCACCGTCCTGATCGCCAAGGTCTCCGGGCTGACCGAGGAGGAGATGGGCCGCTCCCGCCTGCCCTCCGGCTGGACCCCGCTGCAACTCCTGTGGCACCTCCAGCGCGTGGAACGCCGCTGGCTGATCTGGGGCTTCCTCGCCGAGGACGTCCCCGACCCGTGGGGCGACCACGGCTCGGACGGCCGCTGGGCCGTCCCCGACGGGCTCACCGTCGCCGAGGTCACCCGCCTCTTCCAGGAGCAGGCCGCGCGCACCCGGTCCATCGTGCTGGCCTCGGACCTGGCCGCGCGGGCGCCCGTCGGCGGCCGGTTCGCGACCGAGGCCGAGGCACCCACCCTCGGCTGGATCCTGCACCACCTCCTCCAGGAGTACGCGCGGCACGCGGGGCACCTCGACATCGCGCGGGAGCTGGCCGACGGGATGACCGGCGAGACCGGCGTGTGA
- a CDS encoding CBS domain-containing protein, whose protein sequence is MTTAADIMTPGAQWITASETLDRAAQVMRELDVGALPVSDADERMCGILTDRDIVVKCVAAGHDPSRVTAGDLAQGTPRWIAADAELDEVLDEMGDHQIRRLPVIDGDKRLVGMISEADLARELSDDRIADFVTRIYA, encoded by the coding sequence ATGACCACCGCCGCCGACATCATGACGCCGGGCGCCCAGTGGATCACCGCGTCGGAGACCCTCGACCGGGCCGCCCAGGTCATGCGCGAACTGGACGTCGGCGCGCTCCCCGTGAGCGACGCCGACGAGCGGATGTGCGGCATCCTGACCGACCGCGACATCGTGGTGAAGTGCGTGGCCGCCGGCCACGACCCGTCCCGCGTCACCGCCGGCGACCTGGCCCAGGGCACCCCGCGCTGGATCGCCGCCGACGCGGAGCTGGACGAGGTGCTGGACGAGATGGGCGACCACCAGATCCGGCGTCTGCCCGTCATCGACGGGGACAAGCGCCTCGTCGGGATGATCAGCGAGGCCGACCTGGCGCGCGAGCTGAGCGACGACCGGATCGCCGACTTCGTCACGCGCATCTACGCCTGA
- a CDS encoding LapA family protein — MTSSPRTSRTMAFWTRGRVIVAVVALLTLVFIFENTRSVKIRLLVPEVAMPLWLALFATGVIGAVCGMYWSHLRARD; from the coding sequence ATGACCTCCAGCCCGCGCACCAGCAGGACCATGGCGTTCTGGACCCGGGGCCGCGTCATCGTCGCGGTCGTGGCGCTCCTGACGCTCGTCTTCATCTTCGAGAACACCCGCAGCGTCAAGATCCGGCTCCTCGTGCCGGAGGTCGCCATGCCGCTGTGGCTCGCGCTCTTCGCGACCGGCGTCATCGGCGCCGTCTGCGGCATGTACTGGTCGCACCTGCGCGCCCGCGACTGA
- a CDS encoding anthrone oxygenase family protein produces MAILLLICAILTLVTAGLMAGTFFGFSVSVIPGLDAIAPEEAVRAMQSMNEKILNPLFLGAFVGVPVAAAGAGVLLLRAGHRAAAIAFLAAAAVYFFGALMPTGAINVPMNDVLAAATPSADAWADFSARWARWNAVRTAASVVTVVLAGWGMHLWRTAR; encoded by the coding sequence ATGGCGATACTCCTGCTGATCTGCGCGATCCTCACCCTCGTCACCGCCGGCCTGATGGCGGGGACGTTCTTCGGCTTCTCCGTCTCGGTGATCCCCGGGCTCGACGCCATTGCACCCGAGGAGGCCGTGCGGGCGATGCAGAGCATGAACGAGAAGATCCTGAACCCGCTCTTCCTCGGGGCGTTCGTCGGTGTGCCCGTGGCGGCGGCCGGCGCCGGCGTGCTGCTGCTGCGCGCCGGGCACCGCGCCGCCGCGATCGCGTTCCTCGCGGCCGCCGCCGTCTACTTCTTCGGGGCACTGATGCCCACGGGCGCGATCAACGTGCCGATGAACGACGTCCTGGCCGCCGCCACGCCCTCCGCCGACGCCTGGGCCGACTTCTCGGCCCGCTGGGCGCGCTGGAACGCGGTCCGCACCGCCGCGAGCGTCGTCACCGTCGTCCTGGCCGGCTGGGGCATGCACCTGTGGCGGACGGCCCGCTGA
- a CDS encoding methyltransferase domain-containing protein, with amino-acid sequence MPEATYTHGHHESVLRSHRWRTAENSAAYLLPALRPGQALLDIGCGPGTLTADLAERVAPGLVTGVDRAAEILPAARAEAERRGLTNVRFAEADVHALDFPDDSFDVVHAHQTLQHVTDPVVALREMRRVCRPGGVVAVRDVDYATMTWFPEVPGLDGWLDLYRRVARANGGEPDAGRRLLSWARAAGFTGITASASVWCHADPDERAWWSGLWADRTVASSYARLAVDGGHATPDDLTAIAAAWRAWGADEDAWFASTHGELLARVP; translated from the coding sequence ATGCCGGAAGCCACGTACACCCATGGACATCACGAGTCGGTGCTCCGCTCGCACCGCTGGCGCACCGCCGAGAACTCGGCGGCCTACCTGCTGCCCGCCCTGCGGCCCGGGCAGGCCCTCCTCGACATCGGCTGCGGCCCCGGGACCCTGACCGCCGACCTCGCCGAACGCGTCGCCCCGGGCCTGGTCACCGGTGTCGACCGGGCGGCGGAGATCCTGCCGGCCGCCCGCGCGGAGGCCGAGCGGCGGGGGCTCACGAACGTCCGCTTCGCCGAGGCCGACGTCCACGCGCTGGACTTCCCCGACGACTCGTTCGACGTGGTCCACGCCCACCAGACGCTCCAGCACGTCACCGACCCGGTGGTGGCGCTGCGCGAGATGCGGCGGGTGTGCCGTCCCGGCGGCGTGGTGGCCGTACGGGACGTGGACTACGCGACGATGACCTGGTTCCCCGAGGTCCCGGGCCTCGACGGGTGGCTGGACCTCTACCGGCGGGTGGCGCGTGCCAACGGGGGTGAGCCGGACGCCGGACGCCGGCTGCTGTCCTGGGCGCGCGCGGCCGGGTTCACCGGCATCACCGCGTCGGCCTCCGTCTGGTGCCACGCCGACCCGGACGAGCGGGCCTGGTGGAGCGGACTGTGGGCCGACCGCACGGTGGCCTCGTCCTACGCCCGGCTGGCCGTGGACGGCGGGCACGCCACGCCGGACGATCTCACGGCGATCGCGGCGGCGTGGCGGGCGTGGGGCGCGGACGAGGACGCCTGGTTCGCCTCGACGCACGGCGAGCTGCTGGCCAGGGTCCCCTGA